One Besnoitia besnoiti strain Bb-Ger1 chromosome VIII, whole genome shotgun sequence DNA segment encodes these proteins:
- a CDS encoding EF hand domain-containing protein (encoded by transcript BESB_082280), translated as MRKLVLRLLLLLASASPISSAAQEEGEHEGADHSYVVNNLTIAIVAVILILTLIFELTHESIVEALEHKHLHHALDIVNAVNKEMTILGFIALLLFAMTRSGFVMRVSDKLLGQTELEKVGIGEIKKEGGNPYAAPTPLFELFEQVHITVFLLMVAFCGAIGLLLVAAVVEISRWRRYESIEFIELQRRVEEGRISEDHLKFWFLQYKFVNPSNPLLAHPKSGFSFGEYLSERLTALIAQLVEVSPSTWITIMALALLVRPVLGFGPRGTVKFFFALAGVLAFSTVLLYIFVSRLLSHLWPGSAAVAKHIENVTKPGYVGSPGEAPIDQAEPVVKNNAVCALVQGTKAVNCQEALFCLGSKGHRVTRIVIQLLIFAHVVTIACLAKMMLSGHSQHVIFEPMGYWTGYVPLLIAAASLFAFPAITAKFSTFTSVGYFADNEALRRSSEKLQRRKLARYYQILHFLQHKANVFFARQQNNIDDEIRRAKEVYDSLPVVTQKGYQDIFHAFSSNGEQPRVPVSNLFLMMKAFELDQRVPDCRRKIDEWIAILDTKKKGELTYPQFVTLMLFLLQDEAPEMKNRAVEERRLKDLFNAIDTDGDGFVTMEELLGQLHGLKPAVSRGEATELMAEIAGGRYGEIVRPHQLFTWVRAMEDRAQTLMPQADAPHH; from the exons ATGAGGAAGCTAGTGCTCCGTTTACTGCTTCTGCTTGCATCGGCCTCCCCCATATCCAGCGCGGCtcaagaagagggagagcaCGAGGGTGCAGACCACTCTTACGTGGTTAACAATCTGACGATTGCTATCGTAGCTGTCATCTTGATTCTGACATTGATTTTCGAG CTAACTCATGAAAGCATCGTCGAAGCTCTTGAGCACAAGCATCTGCATCACGCGCTCGACATTGTTAACGCTGTGAACAAGGAAATGACAATTCTGGGTTTCATTGCTCTCCTTTTGTTTGCAATGACTCGGTCTGGGTTTGTAATGCGGGTGAGTGATAAGCTGCTGGGACAGACAGAGCTCGAAAAAGTTGGAATTGGGGAGATAAAAAAAGAAGGAGGCAATCCCTACGCTGCCCCAACACCGCTGTTCGAACTCTTCGAACAAGTACACATTACCGTCTTCCTTCTGATGGTTGCCTTCTGTGGTGCCATTGGTCTGTTATTAGTCGCTGCGGTGGTCGAAATCTCTCGATGGAGAAG GTACGAATCCATCGAATTCATTGAGTTACAAAGACGGGTGGAAGAGGGACGAATATCTGAGGATCATCTTAAGTTCTGGTTTCTGCAATACAAGTTTGTCAATCCCTCCAATCCTCTACTCGCTCACCCGAAATCTGGCTTCTCATTCGGCGAATACCTCTCAGAAAGGCTGACAGCTCTCATCGCCCAGCTTGTGGAAGTTTCGCCCTCCACTTGGATCACCATTATGGCTCTCGCTCTGCTCGTACGGCCGGTTTTGGGTTTCGGTCCACGAGGCACTGTAAAGTTTTTCTTTGCTTTGGCTGGCGTCTTGGCTTTCTCCACCGTGCTCCTCTACATCTTCGTCTCCAGACTGCTATCACATCTCTGGCCAGGTAGTGCAGCCGTGGCGAAGCACATCGAGAACGTCACCAAGCCCGGCTATGTAGGCAGCCCCGGAGAAGCCCCAATTGACCAGGCCGAACCAGTAGTGAAAAACAACGCAGTCTGCGCCCTCGTACAAGGGACAAAGGCGGTGAACTGCCAGGAGGCGCTGTTTTGTTTGGGATCGAAAGGTCACCGAGTCACCCGGATTGTCATTCAACTACTGATCTTCGCCCATGTCGTTACCATTGCCTGCTTGGCGAAAATGATGCTCTCCGGTCATTCTCAGCACGTGATATTCGAGCCAATGGGTTACTGGACCGGTTACGTTCCACTCCTCATTGCCGCAGCAAGCCTTTTCGCATTCCCCGCTATCACCGCCAAATTCTCCACGTTCACCAGCGTGGGCTATTTCGCCGATAACGAGGCCCTCCGGCGAAGTagcgagaagctgcagaggcgcaaaCTTGCCCGGTACTATCAAATTCTACACTTCCTCCAGCACAAGGCGAACGTTTTCTTTGCTCGCCAGCAAAACAACATAGATGACGAGATTAGACGGGCAAAAGAGGTGTACGATTCACTTCCCGTGGTGACTCAGAAAGGGTATCAAGACATCTTCCACGCTTTTTCATCCAATGGCGAACAACCTCGGGTTCCTGTTTCAAACCTCTTTCTCATGATGAAGGCGTTTGAGCTGGACCAGCGAGTGCCAGACTGCAGACGAAAAATAG ATGAATGGATAGCTATCTTGGATACTAAAAAGAAAGGAGAACTGACATATCCGCAGTTTGTTACC CTTATGTTATTTCTTCTGCAAGATGAAGCCCCTGAAATGAAAAACCGAGCAGTAGAAGAGCGACGGCTCAAG GATCTGTTCAATGCCATTGACACTGATGGAGATGGCTTTGTGACGATG GAAGAGCTCCTCGGGCAGTTGCACGGGCTCAAGCCAGCCGTTTCAAGAGGCGAAGCTACCGAGCTGATGGCTGAGATTGCGGGCGGTCGCTACGGTGAAATTGTCAGGCCTCACCAGCTCTTCACGTGGGTTCGCGCCATGGAAGATCGAGCCCAAACACTTATGCCGCAGGCTGACGCACCTCACCACTGA
- a CDS encoding protein kinase (incomplete catalytic triad) (encoded by transcript BESB_082290), whose amino-acid sequence MPPFFLACLEPERRPCCGLGGVGPDAQSAGGAAEERGGGERVSCSGEDRRRVPKDDAEDLSSALWRLAEGAAVCLLIFLGAFTHRSPALAPSFSASLSPSPLPRVSAAEARDEELKADARARPERDLAGEAVASGYLRVARRPRKILRRATFCVGFAICREMSRACASAPPSSHFAAASDPGPAGVAAAAAREDTSFGLYSETYVRCERVTATKTAASSGWVRGGEAPGAAWVLFAHAAEVEASLSVPVSSLKESMASSASQIASPQSAWPHWRPSCCSPGFSCASASSWCEAEACAANASDASLGGARSFVGEGAAPLAKKGGSKKAKRMQHGSRDSEDPPEAFTARPDAPPRPASSVRFLQLPLTSDNLVALAVLAVLCALGCVYLIKMSFGLARCCKCKVCKGDYILENKLGSGGYGTVWVVRRRRAVRGETSFAVLKKIQVEDITEADSYQQEARRLANLTHRYIVGYETDFIHREQAFGAVEAKIFFMIVMEFCANGDVKQFIDRSYRSLTEKRIRLWMYQLVQAIHYLHERNVIHRDIKSQNVFLSNDGSVRLGDFGLSRATPPPRPPAGQAHALLCTSPARLLPSPFFSRGRPSLGPMRRARGGAPPPSPDAFSALSPALARLLQETPRGSATSHGFAASPVSQERGALQVPGQLSPQLETRRTARKSRRGSDASAASAASAASAASGRERGRTRRRRAEREAKARRAEEGEASLALQLPPSQRPPTAGQETPEEEIPQGRVSSEGEETEPERATEGESRICSSSASLRGARRTSWRLLRRPRRFLFSSSRPEDATFLFSLREVVCTRGVLAGVFVPLRVWVRRLCAFGASSARTVGDRLCALLFETSAASESGSSLQRSARSPWSSSSLLSTSAAPRAPLSSAFPRTSALAARPFFFHDEFSHAGDRRRDEKHLVFSLASLPRRTETALCGSASAMSQAGTDCYMAPEIITDQKYGKPADMWCLGCVLLELCTGIFMWEYESPLALLVMDAENATAFLDEFLDRHVPQTVIGAGTKNIIKMLLHPDPQQRPSTAGLLRLRYFKRCHKVCTFPLSWSPSLSAPFGHSKALAGAAQRATDAFEDKAKNAAPASEDEPLATSRERDESSAEDSRQSSLFSLPPLREKLTRGLASLFAGCSGSDDSRGPQPSAPSKESLGSTGDAAQPEDRESDALDVDLSFVDPLSWDLVYRRKAGLPLGGGDAETAEENSRTDAQALPSLHRGSRTAVARAGVVPVSSPSGFFTPTRRVRGADCTDGLQDETREKRVLVSPLSEESPGDVPRHAKEDTERPPKAGRKNRRGKNKKSKREPRGADEEMCTRRESCAKDRRDPDLDGKLVPLDADSVIAFPRREGKRRGAKGVAELALREKREEEDSGGRRDASQERRRGPLGAKPRRKAARL is encoded by the exons ATGCCTCCTTTTTTCCTTGCTTGCCTCGAGCCGGAGAGACGCCCATGCTGCGGCTTGGGGGGGGTGGGGCCTGATGCCCAGAGCGCGGGTGgagccgcagaagagaggggaggaggcgagcgagtgTCGTGTTCCGGCGAGGACCGCCGGCGAGTGCCTAAGGATGATGCGGAGGATCTCTCGTCTGCACTTTGGCGTCTTGCCGAGGGCGCTGCCGTCTGCCTTTTGATTTTCCTCGGCGCGTTCACTCACCGTTctcccgcgctcgcgccttcgttttctgcgtctctctccccttcgCCCCTGCCTCGAGTCTCTGCGGCCGAGGCGAGGGACGAGGAACTCAAGGCAGATGCCCGTGCGCGGCCGGAGAGAGACCTCGCTGGAGaagccgtcgcctccggctACCTCCGCgttgcgcggcggccgcgaaagatcctgcggcgagcgacgtTCTGTGTAGGCTTCGCGATTTGCCGGGAGATGTCTcgagcctgcgcctccgctccgccctcgtctcatttcgccgcggcctcggacCCAGGCCCCGCTGGCgtagcggctgcggccgcccgaGAGGACACGTCCTTCGGTTTATATTCGGAGACGTATGTGCGGTGTGAGCGGGTCACAGCTACGAAGACAGCAGCCTCCTCCGGCTGGGtacgggggggggaggcacCGGGCGCCGCTTGGGTTCTGTTCGCCCATGCGGCAGAAGTcgaggcctctctctcggtgCCTGTCAGCTCCCTGAAGGAATCCATGGCGTCGTCGGCTTCTCAGatcgcttcgccgcagagcgcgtgGCCGCACTGGCGACCTTCTTGCTGCTCCCCCGGGTTttcctgcgcgtcggcgtcctcctggtgcgaggcagaggcttgcgccgcgaacgcgtcTGACGCTTCgctgggaggcgcgcggagcttcgtcggcgagggcgcggcgcccctcgcgAAGAAGGGGGGCAGCAAGAAGGcaaagcgcatgcagcacggATCTCGCGACTCAGAAGACCCGCCAGAGGCTTTCACGGCCCGTccggacgcgccgccgcgccctgcgtcctccgttcgcttcctgcagctgcctctcACGAGTGACAATTTGGTCGCGCTCGCTGTGCTGGCCGTGCTTTGCGCGCTCGGATGCGTGTACCTGATCAAAATGTCGTTTGGCttggcgcgctgctgcaaaTGCAAAGTCTGCAAAGGCGACTACATCCTGGAGAACAAG CTCGGTAGCGGCGGCTACGGGACGGTGTGGGTcgtgcggcgacgccgagctgTGCGCGGAGAGACGTCTTTCGCGGTTCTGAAGAAAATTCAGGTCGAGGACATCACCGAGGCCGATTCGTAccagcaggaggcgcggcgactcgcGAATCTCACGCACAGATACATC GTCGGCTACGAGACGGACTTTATCCATCGCGAGCAGGCCTTCGGggcggtggaggcgaagaTTTTCTTCATGATTGTCATGGAGTTCTGTGCAAACGGCGACGTCAAGCAGTTCATCGACCGCTCGTACCGCAGCTTGACAGAAAAGCGA ATTCGCCTTTGGATGTATCAGCTCGTCCAGGCGATTCACTACCTCCATGAGCGAAACGTGATTCACAG AGACATCAAGTCGCAGAACGTTTTTCTGTCGAATGACGGCTCGGTGCGGCTCGGCGACTTTGGCCTGagtcgcgcgacgccgcctccgcgtccgccggcgGGTCAGGCGCACGCCCTGCTCTGCACGTCTCCCGCACGCCtcctgccttcgccgtttTTCTCGCGAGGCAGGCCGTCGCTCGGGCCTATGCGTCGTGCGCGAGGGGGagcccctccgccgtcgcccgacGCGTTttcggcgctctcgccggcgctggcgcgcctcctccaggagacgccgcgcggcagtgCGACCAGCCAcggcttcgcggcttcgcctgtctcgcaggagcgcggcgcgctgcaggtgcCTGGTCAGCTGAGTCCGCAGCTGGAGACCCGCAGGACGGCGCGAAAGTCGCGCAGAGGATCGGACGCCTCGGCAGCGAGtgcggcgagtgcggcgagtgcggcgagcgggagagagcgggggaggacgcggcgcaggcgcgcggagagggaggcgaaggcgcgcagagcggaagaaggcgaggcgagcctcgctctgcagcttccgccgtcgcagaggccgccaaCCGCGGGGCAGGAGACGCCCGAAGAGGAGATTCCGCAAGGGCGCGTCAGCtccgagggcgaggagacggagccggagagggcgacggagggaGAGTCGCGCATCTGCTCATCTTCAGCTTCTTTaagaggcgcccgccgcacgaGCTGGAGGTTGCTGAGGCGCCCGAGGAggtttctcttttcttcatCGAGACCCGAAGACGCTACGtttcttttctcgcttcgcGAAGTCGTCTGCACCCGGGGTGTCTTGGCTGGGGTGTTTGTGCCGCTCCGTGTGTGGGTTCGAcgtctctgcgcgttcgGGGCGAGTTCCGCGCGCACAGTCGGAGACAGACTGTGCGCGCTTCTCTTTGAAACATCTGCAGCCTCTGAGTCTGGAAGCTCGTTGCAGAGGTCGGCGCGATCTCCGTGgagctcgtcttcgctgctttcaacctccgcggcgccgcgcgctccgctCTCGTCGGCGTTTCCGCGGACaagcgccctcgccgcgcgaccATTCTTCTTCCACGATGAATTCTCGCACgcgggcgaccgccgccgagACGAGAAGcacctcgtcttctcgctcgcctcgctcccgcGACGCACCGAaaccgccctctgcggctccgcgtccgccATGTCCCAGGCAGGGACCGACTGCTACATGGCGCCGGAGATCATCACCGACCAGAAATATGGAAAGCCT GCCGACATGTGGTGCCTGGGATGCGTGCTGCTGGAGCTGTGCACGGGCATTTTCATGTGGGAGTACGAGTCGCCACTGGCACTTCTGGTGATGGACGCGGAGAACGCGACGGCGTTTCTGGATGAATTCCTCGACAGACACGTGCCTCAAACTGTCATCGGGGCTGGAACGAAAAACATTATCAAAATGCTCTTGCATCCCG ATCCGCAACAGCGACCCTCGACGGCCGGTCTGCTGCGACTTCGCTACTTTAAGCGCTGCCACAAAGTCTGCACGTTCCCGCTCTCgtggtcgccgtcgctctcggcTCCCTTCGGTCACTCGAAagctctcgctggcgccgcgcagcgcgcgactGATGCATTCGAGGACAAGGCAAAaaacgcggcgcctgcgagcgaagacgaaccTCTTGCGACGtccagggagagagacgaaagcAGCGCCGAAGACAGCAGACAGTCGA GTCTTTTTTCGTtaccgccgctgcgcgagaagCTGACGCGCGGGCTGGCGAGTCTGTTTgctggctgcagcggcagcgacgacagcAGAGGCCCCCagccctcggcgccttcgaagGAGAGCCTGGGAAGCaccggagacgcggcgcaaCCCGAAGACAGGGAGTCAGACGCGCTCGACGTGGACCTTTCCTTCGTCGATCCTCTCTCTTGGGATTTGGTATACCGCCGCAAGGCGGGCCTTCCtctgggcggcggagacgcggagactgcCGAAGAGAACTCGAGAACCGACGCGCAG GCGCTCCCGTCGTTGCACCGCGGCTCTCGCaccgctgtcgcgcgcgcaggggtCGTTCCAGTCTCTTCTCCGAGCGGTTTCTTCACTCCGACTCGGCGAGTGCGCGGGGCGGATTGCACCGACGGGCTTCAGGACGAAACCCGCGAAAAACGCGTCCTCGTGTCGCCGCTGTCTGAGGAAAGCCCTGGCGACGTTCCCAGACATGCTAAGGAGGATACCGAGCGCCCGCCCAAGGCAGGCCGCAAGAACCGGCGAGGGAAAAACAAAAAATCCAAGAGAGAGCCGCgtggcgcagacgaagagatgtgcacgcggagggagagcTGTGCTAAAGACAGAAGAGACCCCGACCTCGATG GGAAGCTCGTCCCACTTGACGCGGACAGCGTCATTGCCTTTCCTCGCAGAGAggggaagcggcgcggcgcaaaGGGTGTCGCCGAGTTGGCGCTgagggagaaaagagaggaggaagatagcggcggaagaagagatgcctcgcaggagcggcgccgcggccctctgggcgcgaagccgcgccggaaggctgcgaggctgtag